From the genome of Callithrix jacchus isolate 240 chromosome 7, calJac240_pri, whole genome shotgun sequence, one region includes:
- the HES3 gene encoding transcription factor HES-3 isoform X1, whose protein sequence is MGTEPATRGSLPSSFRKISKPLMEKKRRARINVSLEQLKSLLEKHYSHQIQKRKLEKADILELSVKYMKSLQNSLQGVWPVPSGAEHPSGFRSCLPGVSQFLRLGDEGGGGLRCPLVPERAIGSTMDSAGPGQEAPGLCGPCTPAVWAPTPAASGPRSPPLLLLPPGSLPGSSSSVLPPQPASSRCAESPGLGLRVWRPW, encoded by the exons ATGGGGACGGAGCCTGCCACTCGgggcagcctccccagcagcttcCGAAAG ATCTCCAAGCCGCTGATGGAGAAGAAGCGCCGGGCACGCATCAACGTGTCGCTGGAGCAGCTCAAGTCGCTGCTGGAGAAACACTACTCGCACCAG ATCCAGAAGCGCAAGTTGGAGAAGGCCGACATCCTGGAGTTGAGCGTGAAGTACATGAAAAGTCTTCAGAATTCCTTGCAAG GGGTCTGGCCGGTGCCCAGCGGAGCCGAACACCCGTCGGGCTTCCGCAGCTGCCTGCCGGGCGTGAGCCAGTTCCTTCGGCTCGGAGATGAGGGCGGCGGCGGCCTGCGCTGCCCCCTGGTGCCCGAACGCGCCATCGGCAGCACCATGGACAGCGCCGGGCCTGGCCAGGAGGCGCCCGGGCTTTGCGGCCCCTGCACCCCCGCGGTCTGGGCTCCTACTCCGGCCGCCAGCGGCCCGCGGTCCCcaccactcctcctcctcccccccggAAGTCTCCCTGGCTCATCCTCCAGCGTCCTCCCGCCGCAGCCAGCGTCGAGTCGCTGCGCCGAGAGCCCCGGGCTGGGCCTGCGCGTGTGGCGGCCCTGGTGA
- the HES3 gene encoding transcription factor HES-3: MEKKRRARINVSLEQLKSLLEKHYSHQIQKRKLEKADILELSVKYMKSLQNSLQGVWPVPSGAEHPSGFRSCLPGVSQFLRLGDEGGGGLRCPLVPERAIGSTMDSAGPGQEAPGLCGPCTPAVWAPTPAASGPRSPPLLLLPPGSLPGSSSSVLPPQPASSRCAESPGLGLRVWRPW, from the exons ATGGAGAAGAAGCGCCGGGCACGCATCAACGTGTCGCTGGAGCAGCTCAAGTCGCTGCTGGAGAAACACTACTCGCACCAG ATCCAGAAGCGCAAGTTGGAGAAGGCCGACATCCTGGAGTTGAGCGTGAAGTACATGAAAAGTCTTCAGAATTCCTTGCAAG GGGTCTGGCCGGTGCCCAGCGGAGCCGAACACCCGTCGGGCTTCCGCAGCTGCCTGCCGGGCGTGAGCCAGTTCCTTCGGCTCGGAGATGAGGGCGGCGGCGGCCTGCGCTGCCCCCTGGTGCCCGAACGCGCCATCGGCAGCACCATGGACAGCGCCGGGCCTGGCCAGGAGGCGCCCGGGCTTTGCGGCCCCTGCACCCCCGCGGTCTGGGCTCCTACTCCGGCCGCCAGCGGCCCGCGGTCCCcaccactcctcctcctcccccccggAAGTCTCCCTGGCTCATCCTCCAGCGTCCTCCCGCCGCAGCCAGCGTCGAGTCGCTGCGCCGAGAGCCCCGGGCTGGGCCTGCGCGTGTGGCGGCCCTGGTGA